A stretch of Bacillus spongiae DNA encodes these proteins:
- the hemH gene encoding ferrochelatase translates to MEKKTIGLLVMAYGTPYKEEDLERYYTHIRHGRRPSEEMLEDLRSRYEAIGGISPLAKITQDQANALETYLNSIQDNVEFKAFLGLKHIEPFVEDAVEAMYNEGIQEAVSIVLAPHFSTFSVKSYNGRAKETAEKLGGPQITSVESWYEEPKFIDYWVREVRKTYSDMTEAERSNAVLIVSAHSLPERILKLGDPYPEQLEETAKLIAEGAGVKDYAVGWQSEGNTPDPWLGPDVQDLTRQLFEEKGYKAFVYAPVGFVSDHLEVLYDNDYECKVVTDEIGASYYRPKMPNTRPLFIEAMASAVLKQIGKK, encoded by the coding sequence ATGGAAAAGAAAACGATAGGTTTATTAGTGATGGCGTACGGTACACCTTATAAGGAAGAAGACCTTGAGCGATATTATACACATATACGTCATGGGCGTAGACCGTCAGAAGAAATGCTTGAGGATCTCCGAAGCCGTTATGAAGCGATTGGCGGGATCTCACCTCTTGCTAAAATTACACAGGATCAAGCAAATGCACTTGAAACGTATTTAAATAGTATTCAAGATAATGTTGAATTCAAAGCTTTTTTAGGCTTAAAACATATTGAACCTTTCGTGGAAGATGCCGTAGAAGCAATGTACAATGAGGGAATTCAAGAAGCGGTCTCAATTGTACTGGCTCCTCATTTTTCAACGTTTAGTGTGAAATCTTACAACGGGCGTGCAAAGGAAACAGCAGAAAAATTAGGTGGTCCTCAAATTACGTCTGTTGAAAGCTGGTATGAAGAGCCAAAGTTTATTGATTATTGGGTAAGAGAAGTTCGAAAAACATATTCAGACATGACGGAAGCTGAGCGCAGTAATGCTGTTTTGATTGTATCAGCTCATAGCCTTCCTGAGAGAATTCTTAAACTAGGCGATCCTTATCCAGAGCAGTTAGAAGAAACTGCAAAGTTAATTGCAGAAGGTGCTGGAGTAAAGGATTACGCAGTCGGTTGGCAAAGTGAAGGCAATACACCTGATCCATGGTTAGGTCCTGACGTACAGGATTTAACGAGACAATTATTTGAAGAAAAGGGATATAAAGCATTTGTCTATGCACCGGTTGGGTTTGTCTCTGACCATTTAGAGGTTTTATATGATAATGATTATGAATGTAAGGTAGTGACGGATGAAATTGGGGCGAGCTACTATCGACCAAAAATGCCAAATACGAGACCTTTATTTATAGAGGCAATGGCCTCTGCTGTATTAAAGCAAATAGGAAAAAAATAA